In one Oryzias latipes chromosome 13, ASM223467v1 genomic region, the following are encoded:
- the pgm2l1 gene encoding glucose 1,6-bisphosphate synthase isoform X3: MQRSVLREGLHSYLRRCFPDLCSRGVVVGFDTRGQQESGCSSLRLAKLTAAVMVSRDVPVHLFSGVVPTPYVPFAVKKLGAAAGVMITASHNPKEDNGYKVYWCSGAQVASPQDKEILRCIEEEQEPWSASCWDEEAGQRSPLCTDPLTRVNSCYMDRLSSLCFHRAANGDSPLRVVHSSFHGVGHAFVQQAFQVFGLAPPIPVPEQKDPDPNFSTVRCPNPEEGEPVLELSFRLAEKEDAGIVLATDPDADRLAVAERCDRCSWKVFSGNELAALLGWWMFFNWKQNGADPAEGRSIYMLATAVSSKILQALARAEGFRFEETLPGFKWIGNRIHELSRTGNRVLFSFEESIGFLCGDMVPEKDGVSTAAVVAEMAAYLHRGGLSLAQQLHIIYQTYGYHLSTTSYVICRDPPTIQRIFSRIRNFDGAELYPKTCGGVPVVHVRDVTTGYDSSQPDLRSTLPVTRSSQMVTFHLQNGVVATLRTSGTEPKIKFYTEFCAAPGQSDVVALEEELQKVTAALLDEFLEPQKNKLIGRCV, encoded by the exons ATGCAGCGGTCCGTCTTGAGGGAG GGTCTGCACTCCTACCTGCGCAGGTGTTTCCCGGACCTGTGCAGCAGGGGCGTGGTCGTGGGCTTTGACACCAGGGGGCAGCAGGAGAGCGGTTGCAGCAGTCTCAG GTTGGCGAAGCTGACGGCCGCTGTGATGGTCAGCAGAGACGTTCCGGTCCACCTGTTCTCCGGGGTCGTCCCCACGCCGTACGTG CCGTTCGCTGTGAAGAAGCTGGGGGCGGCCGCCGGCGTGATGATCACCGCGTCACACAACCCCAAAGAGGACAACGGCTACAAG GTGTACTGGTGTAGCGGTGCGCAGGTGGCCTCCCCTCAGGATAAGGAGATCCTGCGCTGCatagaggaggagcaggagcccTGGAGCGCCTCCTGCTGGGACGAGGAGGCGGGGCAGCGCAGCCCGCTGTGCACCGACCCCCTGACCCGGGTCAACAGCTGTTACATGGACCGTCTGTCCTCCCTCTGCTTCCACAG GGCAGCCAATGGTGACTCTCCTCTCAGAGTCGTGCACTCCTCCTTCCACGGCGTGGGACACGCCTTCGTCCAGCAGGCCTTCCAGGTGTTCGGCCTGGCCCCGCCCATCCCGGTCCCGGAGCAGAAGGACCCTGACCCGAACTTCTCCACGGTGCGCTGCCCAAACCCGGAGGAGGGCGAGCCCGTGCTG GAGCTGTCCTTCCGTCTGGCGGAGAAGGAGGACGCCGGGATCGTCCTGGCCACGGATCCTGACGCCGATCGGCTGGCCGTGGCGGAGCGATGTGACAG GTGTTCCTGGAAGGTGTTCTCGGGGAACGAGCTGGCGGCGCTGCTGGGTTGGTGGATGTTCTTCAACTGGAAGCAGAACGGCGCCGACCCAGCCGAGGGGCGGAGCATCTACATGCTGGCCACCGCCGTGTCCTCCAAGATCCTGCAGGCGCTCGCCCGCGCCGAGGGGTTCCGCTTCGAG GAAACGCTGCCCGGCTTCAAGTGGATCGGGAACCGGATCCATGAGCTCTCCAGGACTGGGAACCGGGTCCTGTTCTCCTTCGAGGAGTCTATTG GGTTCCTGTGTGGAGACATGGTTCCAGAGAAGGACGGCGTGAGCACCGCCGCAGTTGTTGCAGAGATGGCGGCGTACCTGCACAGGGGGGGGCTGAGTCTGGCGCAGCAGCTGCACATCATCTACCAGAC GTACGGGTATCACCTGTCCACCACCTCCTACGTCATCTGCCGCGACCCCCCCACCATCCAGAGGATCTTCAGCCGCATTCGAAACTTTGACGGCGCCGAATTGTACCCTAAGACCTGCGGCGGCGTGCCGGTGGTCCACGTCAGAGACGTAACCACAGGTTACGACAGCAGCCAACCCGACCTTCGATCT ACGCTCCCCGTGACCAGGAGCAGCCAGATGGTCACCTTCCACCTGCAGAACGGTGTCGTGGCCACGCTGAGGACCAGCGGCACCGAGCCGAAGATCAAGTTCTACACCGAGTTCTGCGCTGCCCCAGGGCAAAG TGACGTGGTCGcgctggaggaggagcttcagaAAGTCACGGCCGCCCTGCTGGACGAGTTCCTGGAGCCCCAGAAGAATAAGCTGATTGGCCGCTGTGTTTAG
- the LOC101162107 gene encoding olfactory receptor 142-like produces MENNSQIVFVLHGLNQSLLNRQVSFGLALTAYLFTLFVNLTLIGTVLLEKTHLHQPMYFFLCNLCINGICGASSFYPKLLHDLLADAHVVSYAGCVAQMFVGYSYIFCEFTSLTVMAYDRYVAICSPLRYQELMTLQKVALLLLLTWTFSLLETAVGLVLVLQLPLCGNRISKMFCTNWELVKLACQPASYDDVYSFLITVLHLSQAALIVVSYAQLIRTASRSRSDRRKFLQTCVPHLAALLVFTGSLLFDGAFSRYGGTSIEMLQNALAAEFLVVPPALNPIIYGMNLKEVRSRIYFRFTTRPKLSM; encoded by the coding sequence atggagaACAACTCCCAGATTGTGTTTGTTCTGCACGGCCTCAACCAGTCCCTGCTGAACCGGCAGGTCTCCTTCGGTCTGGCCCTGACGGCGTACCTCTTCACCCTCTTCGTGAACCTGACGCTCATTGGCACCGTGCTCCTGGAGAAGACCCACCTCCACCAACCCATGTACTTCTTCCTGTGCAACCTGTGCATAAACGGCATCTGTGGAGCGTCCAGCTTCTACCCAAAGCTGCTGCATGACCTGCTGGCCGACGCCCACGTGGTCTCGTACGCCGGCTGCGTGGCTCAGATGTTCGTGGGCTATAGCTACATTTTCTGCGAGTTCACCAGCCTGACCGTCATGGCGTACGACCGCTACGTGGCCATCTGCTCGCCGCTGCGGTACCAGGAGCTGATGACGCTGCAGAAGGTggccctgctgctgctgctcacctgGACCTTCTCTCTGCTGGAGACCGCCGTgggtctggtcctggtccttCAGCTGCCACTGTGCGGCAACCGCATCTCCAAGATGTTCTGCACTAACTGGGAGCTGGTGAAGCTGGCGTGTCAGCCCGCGTCCTACGACGACGTGTACAGCTTCTTGATCACAGTGCTGCACCTATCGCAGGCCGCACTCATCGTGGTTTCCTACGCCCAGCTCATCCGGACCGCATCCCGCTCCCGCTCTGACCGCAGGAAGTTCCTTCAGACGTGCGTCCCGCACCTCGCCGCGCTGCTGGTCTTCACGGGGTCGCTGCTGTTTGACGGCGCCTTCTCGCGGTATGGCGGCACTAGCATCGAGATGCTGCAGAATGCGCTGGCGGCAGAGTTCCTGGTGGTGCCGCCTGCCCTGAACCCCATTATTTACGGCATGAACCTGAAAGAGGTCCGGTCCAGGATCTACTTCAGGTTCACCACCAGACCAAAGCTCTCCATGTGA